Genomic segment of Salvia hispanica cultivar TCC Black 2014 chromosome 2, UniMelb_Shisp_WGS_1.0, whole genome shotgun sequence:
CAATTAGCAATGTCAAGAAGCTCAACAAAATGTCTACAAAATGACCGTCAGCGTATCCTTTTGTGTCTAATTAATAGCATAAGgtgtattagttttagttttaatcCTTTTTAGTCATTATTAAAGATCGTCCAAGTGTCTAATTAATATTGGTGTAGCATATGATGCATTATGAgaacttatatttttaatcttttatttaatattaaaaataggtTCCACATGTCTAATTTTCATTAGTGTAGTATATGGTGGATTAACTTATGGCTTAGCTGATCCCCTCCGAGTAAtctgggacaacccaaaatagaatacgactcaagtaacttaGGATAAAGGTGTTGAAAACTAAAATGcggaaaataaaaacactcaAAGCTTTATCGACTACATTGTATTTAgtttgaattgttgttgataCATGGAGTACATAGGTATTTATAGGACATCAGATATAAATATACCTAGGAACTATAACATTGGAACTCTACATTATAAATGGTATTCTCTTCCCAATAGGTTGGGACTCCACACATTCTCTTCCCAACATACTTGGGACACCTCAAGATATATTTTCAACACTCCCCATCAAGTTAAGTATCGAGTTTTTCGACACTTAACTTACACGATCTTCACTTtgataaatagtttatattCGTATTTAGGAGTGCTTCAATTTTTCTGGTGGCAGTTTAGCTCGTGTCTAGAGCCATCTTTGGCAGTTTTAGCTCATGCCATAGGAGCCATCTTCGACAGTTTTAGCTCGTGCCATTAGGAGCCATCTTGGCAGTTTTAGCTCGTGCCATTAGGAGCCATATTCGGCAGTTTTAGCTCATGCCATTAGGAGCCATCTTCGGCAGTTTTAGCTCATGCCATTAGGAGCCATCTTGGCAGTTTTAGCTCGTGCCATTAGGAGCCATTCTGACAGTTTTGATTCATGTCGAGGAGTTACGCTTTTGGATTGTAGCATCCCAACATGGAAAGATTTGAATCTCACACCTTCAACCCGTCACTAGGAAGCAGGCAGCAACCTCTCCGGACCACCTTCCACCGTGAGCTCTTCACGATGGCCTCTGCCTTCTTCTCAGCGGCCTATATACTGCCAATAGATGGCGACCGCAGCTTTCTGAATGACATCGGCTCCACAACTGCATCGCCATTTTTGATGGCCCATACTCTACGGCGACGGGCTGCTTTCGCTTCTCTCTCGAACTTCCAACAACGGCTCCCTTTGCATCCGACTCCACCTATCTCCGGCTTCATTCCTGGTGGGATTCCCTCCACTAGTGGTTCTCCTGTTTTGAGGACGAGTGGTCCAGTACTTGGTCAGTTTGTCGCCCTCTGGATAACTCGTTGTCTTTTCTGTGGCAATCTTCACCCTGAAATAGGAGACCACCTATGCCGAACTCTGCGGGGCCTCTGCTCCTTAGATCCTTCTTCTCCGGCTAatattcttttcttgattACACCTCAAGATTCTTTGCTGCTTACTTTATTGGCTAATGGCTATGGATGTAGGTTCAATAGCTCCCCATTCAATTCTGCATCAGAAACAATGCGACGCTTCTCCTTCTCCGGTCGTGCTCAGAATGCAACACTGCTTTCCCTCACAGGCCTATTATGGCCAGTGATAGTTTCTGTTAAATTCTCCAAAtcattgtcccacatcggcttggtgatgatcctagcttctctatataagtgtggataaccctccccttatgaggccttttaaggggtgagtggcccattcATAATATTTCTCCAAGACTCTTCTCAGTCGTAGCAGCACGATCGATCTTCTCCAGTTTTCATTCCCACCAAGGCCTTCATAACAACGGTGTGGCGACGCTATCTCTCTCCCCCTCGCCACGCAGATGTTGGCTGCTCTGCCTCTTCCTCAGCAATTCTCTCCTTGATTCAGAGATGAATCGTTTGACACTAGCTGCTCCACCATTCCTCCGATATCAAATCGGTCTTCTCTGCTCTCTCTCGTGTGTTTTAGCTCTTCTCCCACCGGCAGATCTTTGGCCTTATTGGCCAACATAGATTTGGGAGGAATTGTTTGGTCGGATACTTCCTCTCCCCCTCGGCCGGACAAACCGAGGACTCCTCTGTTTTCTTCTCCGGCGGTGTTGTCGCTCGATCTAGCCGTTGCCTCGCCATGGTCAGGCTTCGTCATTGATGCCCGTTTGAAATTTAACTGCCAAGAACTCACTGTCATCGTCTTGGTTCAGCCAAGCGCCAGCACCGCCAGTTCCAGACGCGGTTGCTGCCGCTGCCGTCGTGACGCCGTTTCTGTTGGGTCTTGCTATGGTATTTTATCCGTAGCTTTTTCCAATCTCTTTACCTTCATTTGTTCTTCTCCGGGTGAACAACAGTGATGCCTTCTCAGACCCCTTTCTGGTAACCTTGCTCCTCCTTTCCCGACAGTGTTCAGTGTTCTGCCACTCCTCTCATCTCCTCCGGCCGGTTATTGTGGTTGGAGAGGAAACGTCCAATAGAGTGTACTTTCTCCCCCTCTCTGGTTGGACGATTCCTATCTTGTTTGAGGGAGATTTGGCTAATGGTGTGATTTTGGAGTATAGCTGAGTAGAGCGTGGGTTGAAGGCAAAAGATTATCTAGTTTGGCGCTGAAAAGTTGATTTCTTTGATAGGCAGAAACTTGAATGTTGgtgcaaatatatatatttttttttgagattttggGGTTTAGGATTAACACAGATTCAAccaaacctttttttttttttgattttgaacaaACTAACGAAGGATCGTTAGCTGCTCTGATATCATGTTGAAAACTAAAATGcggaaaataaaaacactcaAAGCTTTATCGACTACATTGTATTTAGTTTGAATTGTTATTGATACATGGAGTACATAGGTATTTATAGGACActagatataaatatacctAGGAACTATAATATTGGAACTCTACATTATAAATGGTATTCTCTTCCCAATAGGTTGGGACTCCACACATTCTCTTCCCAACATACTTGGGACACCTCAAGatatattttcaacaaaaggGAGCATCTTTCTAGTGTTATTGTTGCCTGAATTATATTGAGGTCCATATGATACAATTTTCAGTTCTCTTTTTACAACGCTGTGGGATAATTGTCATGACTGTTTGTCTTATTCGTCGACAGGTGATATTTATACTTTTACACTTGGTACTACACCGGTATTAGTGGTATTCGACTCTGATGTGATAAAAGAGTTAACTGCCTCCAAATCGATCGATTTGGGGATACCTTTATATCTGTCAAAAGATTTGGGATCATTGCTAGGAAACGGCGTTTCTGCTGCGAACGGAAAATTATGGGCTTACGAGAGGAAGCTTATGGCTCCCGGTGTAAACTTGAACAAAATCCAGGTTTTACTTCGTATCAGTCATTTTTCAGTTTCGAACCAGACCATGATAGAACCAATTAGTGATAAGCGGTGAGTAGGCCATGAGACTTAATTATATAGTGGCTACAATTGTCTTTAGCATATTTGTTTGTATTATAAACTTATTTACCAATATGCCATTATTCTTAATTGTAGGGAATGAAAAGCTCTATTCAACAATCAGCAATAATGCTGATAGATTCAtggaaaaaattgattgatgaAGAAGGTGGTAAAGTAGATATCAAAGTTGATAATCATCTCTTTAAATTCTCCGGTGATGCGATTTTAAGAGTTTGTTTTTGAAGTAATTATGTCGAAGGAGAACAAATTTTGGAAAAGCTTCAACATACTACCATTCCAGGAATAAGGTTTCTTATTTGCCATTCCAGGAATGAGGtcagattattattattattagggtttaatattgaatataacttgttttatttatggATGAATCAAAGTTTCTTACTATTTACATATGGTGATTTGAAGCTCCTGAATTATTGGATTGGGGAAAATGTTTTACCAATTAAATTGCGCGTAATTATCGACAGTGATGACATGACTTGTCATTGTGTCAGAAAATGACCTAGAgggttaatatttttttttgggaaataaTTATAggaaaattattgattaattaaattgatacaaGTAGAtctaattactactatatttttataatttcatgatGATGTAGATATGTCCCGACCAAGCAAACAGGAGAGAGTGGAAGCTCCGGaatgatatcaaacaattgATCACCAAAATACTTGTAAAAAAACATGAAGCTCACATTGAGGAAAATATGCTGAAATTTATTCTTGAAGGAGCTAAAAATAGCAATCTGAGGCCAAATGAAACTGaggattttattattgataattGCAAGAGCATATTAACAGCTGGATATGAGACCCTTTCAGTTGCAGCTTCTTGGCTTCTGATGCTCTTGGCTTCTAATAAAGAATGGCAAGATCGAGTAAGAGAAGAGGTTCTCGGAGTTTGCAAAGGACAGGTTCCGGATTTTGATTCGATCAGACACTTGAAACAAGTAAGTTCATTACAACCGAATTTGCATAATGTGATACTTGATGCGTTTTTTTTTGGTCACGTGAATTAAAGAATTGATGTTTAGTTAGTTAAGTATggatagaataaagtagacAAATGAACATAGAATAGAATacaagagataataaaatagatactTAAAGAGATAGTtaagtagggatgtcaattcaatTCGAAACCCGTGGGTCGGCCCGAATAGCCCTGTAAAATTAGTGGGCTAGGGCTATAATTTTGTAACCCGAATACAAAATGAGCTAAACGGATTGGCCCGAATGGGTTGATGggttaaacgggttggcccgaactGATTGTGGGTCGGCCCAACGGGttgcaacttttaattaaaaatattaaattttaggggcttttgtatttttgaatttcatgtGGCACAATCATTAGTCTCCTTCATTCTACACTTTTCCACTCGATCCCACACTATCAACTTTCAAGTTCCACTCCGACTTATTATTCCATCGTCTCATCATCTGGCCTATTGTCTTACCACCACCAAACTCAATCAAGACAGAATTAAGAACTAACtcatcaaaatatcaatatatttatcattttaataatgattcatctaagatatgttttttaattttcataaagaattaatACCGAACAAtgccaaaataataatacgaacacaagctttagttcaaattgattgatttaattttgatttatctttgtttatgTTGTAGTTGATCGATATGAAAGGCTTCTCTCcaattgaagaaaactatgaaaatttgaagattttatatgattataaaaCTAAGGAAGGAAAACGTCTTATcaattaaactataatttttCATCTAGTATATTAATATGCTCGTCACAGATAATTTTCTTAACAGCTGACGATGGTGATCTATGAATCGTTAAGGCTCTATACTGGGGCGCATGTAGGAGCAAGATACGCAATAAACGACCTTGACTTTGCCAATATTCGTATTCCAAAGGGTGTTATTATATGGACAATGACAACGACTTTGCATACGGATCCAAACATCTAGGGTCCGGATTCTTACAAATTTAAACCTGAGAGGTTCGCTAATGGCATTAGTGGTGCGTGCAAATTCCCAAATCTGTTCACCCCGTTTGGCTACGGTACAAGAATATGCTTAGGGCAAAACCTAGCCATGGTTGAACTAAAGCTTCTTTGTGCTCTGATACTATCTAACTTCTCTTTCTCCCTCTCCCCAAAATATGTCCATGAGCCAATTATGAATGTACATATCAAGCCTGGAAATGGGGTCGATCTCGTAATTGAAAANNNNNNNNNNNNNNNNNNNNNNNNNNNNNNNNNNNNNNNNNNNNNNNNNNNNNNNNNNNNNNNNNNNNNNNNNNNNNNNNNNNNNNNNNNNNNNNNNNNNATTTCACCAATCAGTTCCTAATCCTCTTGTGTTGAAGAGCTGGTCAAGGTACTCGCCGACTTGAGCTGCTGAGGATATGAACTTCTGCATCTCAATTCTTGATGAACTTTCTGAAAGAGGAAAATCGATTTTCTATGAGTTCATAGTAAGTAAGAGATGTGCAGAGGCATAATATATAGTAGAACATACTCACCATCTTCATTGAGTTTGATTAAGAGTTGTGCCCTTGTGGGAAAGGCATCAAACATTCCTGCAGTCACGTCTTTTCTAATGGTAAATCCATGGTGTGAAGAGAAGACTGAGAAAGCTTCTATAGCTTGATCCTTTAGGGAATTTCCCCTACACACAACAATCTAgtgaatgaaatgataatgataatgataatgatcacttttttttaatttcatactcTGTAGAAATGATTTTctcaaacaaaattttgatcATGTCAAGTACACGCTTGAGTCTCAAAAGATTTCTTGTGTGACTCCCGGCCTTGCGCACACAATCTGATCTAACATCCTCATCTATCATCTCCGCCACCACAGATACTGATTTTGAAGCCTCCTCAAGATCCTTCACCTTCTCGTCCAACAATACAACAGTACACACATAGCAATCAATAATTAATCGcaattttggtaaaattatCATCACAGCTAATAATCACAATTAAACTAAATCCAC
This window contains:
- the LOC125208511 gene encoding accelerated cell death 11-like — translated: MEEGRPLQNMAEAFKELSNRLNEFPEGEEAGLEVAAFVKACSSVSPLIRCLGGAFLYAEIEYVSKVKDLEEASKSVSVVAEMIDEDVRSDCVRKAGSHTRNLLRLKRVLDMIKILFEKIISTEGNSLKDQAIEAFSVFSSHHGFTIRKDVTAGMFDAFPTRAQLLIKLNEDESSSRIEMQKFISSAAQVGEYLDQLFNTRGLGTDW